A single genomic interval of Mus musculus strain C57BL/6J chromosome 4 genomic patch of type FIX, GRCm38.p6 PATCHES MG4136_PATCH harbors:
- the Gm13040 gene encoding pramel family member, whose protein sequence is MRISDQVYSLYRFIRMSFQAPPTLLSLAVQSLAKNEALAINALQELPRELFPPLFKAAFTGRHTKILKEMVGAWPLPCLPVGALMNVPDMTILQAVLDGVDMQLTGNFHPRKRKLQVLDLRNVHHHFWDVSAGPEDGDGSAETVCQKQKATRPHSYALRRRLKVVTDLCLQFDLEEHQTYFLQWAQERRGSLNLCCVKMQIRELPLHTVRKILQIFQPYCIEELELHIDWTLSTLASFAPCLGQIKNLRKLHLTLVHEKLFTFLCTSTDIKEKSVTKFISQFSKLNSLQHLDLAGLYFLTGHMNELLVCLKTPLEFLSIALCKYSQSDMESFAQCQSLHHLKHLHLAGVILHDLSLVPLGIFLENVANTLKTLELEHCRMTDSQVSAFIPALNKCSQLIEVNFCDNDISMPVLTNLLHHTANLSQLIMELYPAPLECYETGFVLRPERIVQLSSELMNILCTVRQPHSICFASQLCLICSQRCTYGLETRLCHCCQ, encoded by the exons ATGCGGATTTCTGATCAG GTCTATTCATTGTACAGATTCATCAGGATGAGCTTCCAGGCTCCACCCACACTCCTGAGCTTGGCAGTACAGAGCCTGGCGAAGAATGAAGCCTTGGCCATCAATGCTCTGCAGGAACTGCCCAGGGAGTTGTTCCCACCACTCTTCAAGGCAGCCTTCACTGGCAGACACACGAAGATACTGAAGGAAATGGTGGGAGCCTGGCCTTTACCTTGCCTCCCTGTGGGGGCACTGATGAACGTCCCTGACATGACAATATTGCAAGCTGTGCTGGATGGTGTAGACATGCAGCTGACAGGAAATTTTCACCCAAG AAAGAGGAAGCTTCAAGTGCTGGACCTGAGAAATGTGCACCATCACTTCTGGGATGTTTCAGCTGGACCAGAGGATGGAGACGGCTCAGCAGAGACAGTGTGTCAAAAGCAGAAAGCAACACGCCCTCATAGTTATGCACTGAGGCGACGTTTAAAGGTGGTCACTGACCTTTGCCTTCAGTTTGATCTAGAGGAACATCAAACTTACTTCTTGCAGTGGGCACAGGAGAGAAGAGGTTCCCTGAACCTGTGCTGTGTGAAGATGCAAATTAGGGAATTGCCTTTGCACACTGTCAGGAAGATCTTGCAGATTTTCCAACCATATTGCATTGAGGAGTTGGAATTGCATATAGACTGGACTCTGTCCACACTGGCAAGCTTTGCACCTTGCCTTGGTCAGATCAAGAATCTTCGTAAACTCCATCTAACACTAGTCCACGAGAAACTCTTCACTTTTCTATGTACATCAACAGACATAAAGGAGAAGAGTGTCACCAAGTTCATTTCTCAGTTCTCCAAACTCAACAGTCTCCAGCATCTCgacctggctggcctctactttctCACTGGCCACATGAATGAATTGCTCGT GTGTCTGAAGACTCCGCTGGAGTTCCTGTCAATTGCTCTCTGCAAGTACTCACAGTCAGACATGGAGTCCTTTGCCCAGTGTCAGAGTCTCCATCATCTCAAACATCTGCATTTGGCAGGTGTCATTTTGCATGATCTGAGTCTTGTGCCTCTCGGAATTTTCCTAGAAAATGTTGCAAACACTCTGAAGACCTTGGAATTAGAACATTGTAGGATGACAGACTCTCAGGTCAGCGCTTTTATCCCTGCCCTGAATAAGTGCTCTCAGCTCATCGAGGTCAACTTCTGTGACAATGACATCTCCATGCCTGTCCTAACGAACCTTCTGCATCACACAGCCAACCTAAGCCAGCTGATCATGGAGCTTTATCCTGCTCCTCTGGAGTGCTATGAAACCGGTTTTGTTCTTAGACCAGAGAGAATTGTCCAGCTTTCTTCTGAGCTCATGAACATACTTTGCACTGTTAGGCAGCCCCACTCTATCTGTTTTGCCTCTCAGTTATGCCTTATATGTTCACAGCGCTGTACATATGGTCTGGAGACCAGACTTTGCCATTGTTGCCAGTAA
- the Gm13043 gene encoding pramel family member, which yields MSFQAPPTLLSLAVQSLAKNEALAINALQELPRELFPPLFKAAFTGRHTKILKEMVGAWPLPCLPVGALMNVPDMTILQAVLDGVDMQLTGNFHPRKRKLQVLDLRNVHHHFWDVSAGPEDGDGSAETVCQKQKATRPHSYALRRRLKVVTDLCLQFDLEEHQTYFLQWAQERRGSLNLCCVKMQIRELPLHTVRKILQIFQPYCIEELELHIDWTLSTLASFAPCLGQIKNLRKLHLTLVHEKLFTFLCTSTDIKEKSVTKFISQFSKLNSLQHLDLAGLYFLTGHMNELLVCLKTPLEFLSIALCKYSQSDMESFAQCQSLHHLKHLHLAGVILHDLSLVPLGIFLENVANTLKTLELEHCRMTDSQVSAFIPALNKCSQLIEVNFCDNDISMPVLTNLLHHTANLSQLIMELYPAPLECYETGFVLRPERIVQLSSELMNILCTVRQPHSICFASQLCLICSQRCTYGLETRLCHCCQ from the exons ATGAGCTTCCAGGCTCCACCCACACTCCTGAGCTTGGCAGTACAGAGCCTGGCGAAGAATGAAGCCTTGGCCATCAATGCTCTGCAGGAACTGCCCAGGGAGTTGTTCCCACCACTCTTCAAGGCAGCCTTCACTGGCAGACACACGAAGATACTGAAGGAAATGGTGGGAGCCTGGCCTTTACCTTGCCTCCCTGTGGGGGCACTGATGAACGTCCCTGACATGACAATATTGCAAGCTGTGCTGGATGGTGTAGACATGCAGCTGACAGGAAATTTTCACCCAAG AAAGAGGAAGCTTCAAGTGCTGGACCTGAGAAATGTGCACCATCACTTCTGGGATGTTTCAGCTGGACCAGAGGATGGAGACGGCTCAGCAGAGACAGTGTGTCAAAAGCAGAAAGCAACACGCCCTCATAGTTATGCACTGAGGCGACGTTTAAAGGTGGTCACTGACCTTTGCCTTCAGTTTGATCTAGAGGAACATCAAACTTACTTCTTGCAGTGGGCACAGGAGAGAAGAGGTTCCCTGAACCTGTGCTGTGTGAAGATGCAAATTAGGGAATTGCCTTTGCACACTGTCAGGAAGATCTTGCAGATTTTCCAACCATATTGCATTGAGGAGTTGGAATTGCATATAGACTGGACTCTGTCCACACTGGCAAGCTTTGCACCTTGCCTTGGTCAGATCAAGAATCTTCGTAAACTCCATCTAACACTAGTCCACGAGAAACTCTTCACTTTTCTATGTACATCAACAGACATAAAGGAGAAGAGTGTCACCAAGTTCATTTCTCAGTTCTCCAAACTCAACAGTCTCCAGCATCTCgacctggctggcctctactttctCACTGGCCACATGAATGAATTGCTCGT GTGTCTGAAGACTCCGCTGGAGTTCCTGTCAATTGCTCTCTGCAAGTACTCACAGTCAGACATGGAGTCCTTTGCCCAGTGTCAGAGTCTCCATCATCTCAAACATCTGCATTTGGCAGGTGTCATTTTGCATGATCTGAGTCTTGTGCCTCTCGGAATTTTCCTAGAAAATGTTGCAAACACTCTGAAGACCTTGGAATTAGAACATTGTAGGATGACAGACTCTCAGGTCAGCGCTTTTATCCCTGCCCTGAATAAGTGCTCTCAGCTCATCGAGGTCAACTTCTGTGACAATGACATCTCCATGCCTGTCCTAACGAACCTTCTGCATCACACAGCCAACCTAAGCCAGCTGATCATGGAGCTTTATCCTGCTCCTCTGGAGTGCTATGAAACCGGTTTTGTTCTTAGACCAGAGAGAATTGTCCAGCTTTCTTCTGAGCTCATGAACATACTTTGCACTGTTAGGCAGCCCCACTCTATCTGTTTTGCCTCTCAGTTATGCCTTATATGTTCACAGCGCTGTACATATGGTCTGGAGACCAGACTTTGCCATTGTTGCCAGTAA